ACAATTCTGCTCATCGCTGAACATGGAACAAACAGCTGACTATTAGCTGTCAACTCTTTTAATCATCTTGTTCACAAACTTTATAACCATTGGCGATCGCCATGAAGTTGAAATCAGTTTTTTGATTTTTGACTATGGCTCGAAGCAATAACTATGGTATCCCCATGTCTATATTTTTGTTATGGCAGCATTGCCATATATTTAGGAATTATTTTTAAAATTAAGCAGAGTCCTTCTGCTAGGAAAATTCCATATATCTCATACCTCCAGTTGTTTCGCGGTGTTTACCCGTGCGTAAATTGGTGTTAAAATGACTACTGACTATCAGTTTGAAGATCACTCCCACAAAAACAGCCATCCGGGTTTGTCTGATGAGGAGCTAATGCATACCAATGAATTAACGGGTGCGATGGATATGGTGAAGCGCGATCGCTTCGAGTTACTTAGTGCATACCTCGATGGTGAGGTGACTGCAACTGAACGCAAACAAGTACAAGAATGGTTGGATAATGATGAATCTGTCAAGCAGTTATATGCGAGGCTGTTGAGGCTGAGGCAAGGTGTACTTCATCTGCCAATTCCTCAATCTCAAGCAACAGAAGCCACCGTTCAACAAGTCATGGGACGTTTGCGTCGTCGTTCCCGCATGATTTGGATTTGTGGTGGGAGCGCGATCGCTGCGACTATCATTAGCGTCGTATCTGGTTTCCTACCCAACAATGAGTTAGGAACAGTGCAATTTGCTCAACAACGTCTGGAAAAAACTGAACAATCAGAACCGGAACCTGTTGTCGCTACGACACCTTTGAGAGTAGCACTCAATAGTCCTATCATTCCTATCCCTAAAGCTGCCAAGTCTCTACCTGAAAATTCAGAAAATAGCAGACAGCCTCAACAGCATACCATGGTGAAGGAAGTAAACTGATTAAAGCACAGAATAATTTAATATCTAGAGATAGAGGCAGGAGATTATCTTGTCTCTATTTCATTTTGAGAATTGAATTCTCACCATCTCTTCATCTATCCTTGATGAAAGTCAAGATAATTTTTACCCAATCATTACATAAATAGAGATAAAACTAAGAAAACGTCTCTGCAAATGTTGTGGCTCATTATATGAAATATATAGTGGGACAGCTACGATTTTTATTCATGAATAAACACCAAACCTCACCTCAAAAGCCTCAGAAATTAGCCTTGCGAGAAGCTTATTTATGGCTGTTTCTCAGTATTGTGATAATTATCATTGCAACCATCTATCCCTTCAACTTTTATTTACCCAATGACTTCTCTATCATCTCAACTCTGACGCACTTTGATAACAGCAGCTTTTTTAAAGACCAAGTTAATAACGTTTTGCTATTTATGCCTTTTGGTTTCAGTGTGGCTAAAGTATTCAAGCAAATTAGGATAAAACTGGTTTATCAGGTATTGTTAGTAATTATTACAAGTGGCATCTTATCATTATCAGTAGAATTTGTCCAGATTTTCTTACCATCAAGAATGCCAACCTTAATGGATATTGTAAATAATACAATTGGTGGGGCTGTAGGTTGGATATGCTTTGATATTTGGAAATCCCAGAGTTTTCTATATGGTTTAAAACGCATAGAAAATAGTCGATTGAGCCAATCCCTAAATAAATTAATCTTACTCTGTCTAGCATATATTGCTTTATCTTGTGTCATTGCATTTTTTTGGCAGAGTACAACAAATCTCAGCAATTGGAATTTGAATTATCCCTTAGCTCTGGGGAATGAAATAACGGGAAATAGAGCTTGGAATGGGTATATATCAGAGTTAGAAATTACAGATAAAGCTGTTTCGCAGTATGAAGTAGCAGAGGTATTTTCCCATCAGAAAAAAAAGAAAAATAATTCTCTAATAGCTACGTATAGCTTTACTAATAATCCAATCTATCAGGATAATAATATTCCTCCACTATTACCACAGGGAGCAGCAAGTAAAATTGTTGATGGTATGGGGATAGAGCTTAACTCCCAACAGTGGTTAAAAACAAATGCTGCGGTGACAAACCTTAATCAAAGAATACGTCGAACATCAGAATTTACGATTGATACTACCATTGCGACAGCTGCACTGAATCAAACTGGAGGAAAAAGGATTCTTTCCATTTCCCAGGATTCCCTGCATCGTAATTTATCTGTGTTACAGGAAGGAAACAATCTTGATCTGCGATTAAGAACACCAATTACTGGAGAAAACGGTTCTGATATTAAGTTGAGTGTTCCTGATGTTTTTGAAGATAGTTCTCCTCACCACATTATCGTTACTTATTCTAGGGCGACTGTGCGAGTTTATATAGATAGATTAAATCAGTCCTATGCGTTTAATTTATTAGAATTAATGCCTAGGGAACAGAAAACTTTTTATTATGTACAAACTTTTATTTTTCTAGGAATTTGTTTAGCACTGTTAATTACTTTGACAACACGGAGGTTGATATTTTATCGGTTATTACTGATTAGTGGAATATTATTACCTTCTTTGATTTTGGAAGGAGTCTTGGTGAGTCATTGTGATAAAGATATCAGCATCAAAAATTTGCTCATGGGTATAGTTCTGACTCTGGTGACAGTGCTGAGTATTAGGATACCAGCAGCAAATTTGTCTAGGATTCATAGCAATTAGTAATTAATTATTAATGCTTCCTTTGGGAGAACTGAGTTGCAACACGATACGCTGATGTGCAGCTAAATTGTATAAATGGACAATATTAAATTATTGTAGTGCGTGTAGGCTTGCCAACGTCTAATATACAAATTAAATACGCCACAGCTTACGCTTTCTCAAGTCTGGGAGCGAGACGCTCCCACTACACATTTCTACCTATCACAACTTATGACATGAACCACTACTAAAGAGTTTCAGCGCTTTTAACGGGTTCAAGCATAAGTCTGAATTGATTCTGACGGATGTATTCCAGCGATCGCCCTTGCTTAAGAGGAAATTTGGCGAAAAAATCGAGTTTTTCCTCTCCTTGAATATCTTCTATTCCTTGTTGATTAATCAGAGTCATAACATATTCCATCACCACCGATTGTTGCTGAAATCGACTGTTGTTTTTGTCTTTTTCAATCAGCGATCGCCGTAGGAGAGATTCCACTGCTTCGAGAATTTGCATCACTGAGATTGATTCACCGAGCTTTGCTTGTAATTCTGCTAGAGAAATGTATTTTCGCTGGATTGCCAACAAGTACATAACTGTTTTTTCTAATTCTGATAAACGCTGAAATTGCTGATCTAAAAGAATGCGAATATGACCATAGACTGCATTTTGCTGAATACTCGCTAAAAATTGCCCAATATCATTACCAAATAATTCATATACCGTGGTGGCAACGATTTTTAATGCTAGGGGATTACCAGAGTAACGTTTCACAAGCTCTGCTAAATGTGTATCAGAGCAGGAAAACCCCTTAGCCGCCAGAATTTCCCGTGCTTCTTCTAACTTCACACCGGGCATTTGTAGCACCTTGACGGGCAAATTTTTCCCCTCTAAAGCTGCAACTTCCTTGGGTTTTTCTCGACTAGTCAGTAATAAACTACTATTATGGGCAGCTTCGGCAACTTTTTTGAAAAAATAGCCATAATCTTCATACCCTAGTTCGTATTCTCCTGCCCATCCATGGGTTTGCCCTTCCCCACTACGTAAAATAGATTCCGCATTGTCGAGAATTAACAAACAACGGTGATTACGCAGGATTTCGATTAACCGGAGAAT
The Calothrix sp. 336/3 DNA segment above includes these coding regions:
- a CDS encoding VanZ family protein translates to MNKHQTSPQKPQKLALREAYLWLFLSIVIIIIATIYPFNFYLPNDFSIISTLTHFDNSSFFKDQVNNVLLFMPFGFSVAKVFKQIRIKLVYQVLLVIITSGILSLSVEFVQIFLPSRMPTLMDIVNNTIGGAVGWICFDIWKSQSFLYGLKRIENSRLSQSLNKLILLCLAYIALSCVIAFFWQSTTNLSNWNLNYPLALGNEITGNRAWNGYISELEITDKAVSQYEVAEVFSHQKKKKNNSLIATYSFTNNPIYQDNNIPPLLPQGAASKIVDGMGIELNSQQWLKTNAAVTNLNQRIRRTSEFTIDTTIATAALNQTGGKRILSISQDSLHRNLSVLQEGNNLDLRLRTPITGENGSDIKLSVPDVFEDSSPHHIIVTYSRATVRVYIDRLNQSYAFNLLELMPREQKTFYYVQTFIFLGICLALLITLTTRRLIFYRLLLISGILLPSLILEGVLVSHCDKDISIKNLLMGIVLTLVTVLSIRIPAANLSRIHSN
- a CDS encoding anti-sigma factor, which encodes MTTDYQFEDHSHKNSHPGLSDEELMHTNELTGAMDMVKRDRFELLSAYLDGEVTATERKQVQEWLDNDESVKQLYARLLRLRQGVLHLPIPQSQATEATVQQVMGRLRRRSRMIWICGGSAIAATIISVVSGFLPNNELGTVQFAQQRLEKTEQSEPEPVVATTPLRVALNSPIIPIPKAAKSLPENSENSRQPQQHTMVKEVN
- a CDS encoding NB-ARC domain-containing protein translates to MDRAADISLLPENYVANFAKARGVTDSELEALLLALQNQSGAEIAQKLEISQAAVRKRLGESYRKFGIRGSGNKKLYNLRQQLWQEYEAFQSSQRQTQEDWGEAVDVEDFSGRQEEIEELEGWILGNNTQRCRLVAVLGIGGIGKTVLAAKIANRVKGDFEFLIWRSLRNAPKLGEILTQILRFLPGETDSDLLDNDNNKILRLIEILRNHRCLLILDNAESILRSGEGQTHGWAGEYELGYEDYGYFFKKVAEAAHNSSLLLTSREKPKEVAALEGKNLPVKVLQMPGVKLEEAREILAAKGFSCSDTHLAELVKRYSGNPLALKIVATTVYELFGNDIGQFLASIQQNAVYGHIRILLDQQFQRLSELEKTVMYLLAIQRKYISLAELQAKLGESISVMQILEAVESLLRRSLIEKDKNNSRFQQQSVVMEYVMTLINQQGIEDIQGEEKLDFFAKFPLKQGRSLEYIRQNQFRLMLEPVKSAETL